Genomic segment of Apium graveolens cultivar Ventura chromosome 7, ASM990537v1, whole genome shotgun sequence:
CGTTTCTTTTTTAATTTTCATGCTAAAgttttaatcttttcaatcttTCATAGCTCAAAAATGTTTCTTTTATTAATTTACATGCTAAAGTTTCAATCTTTTCATCTGGGTTGTGTTTAAAATGTGAAAAGGATTATTTTTTATTGTTATTGTGTTATGTTTAAGCTTAATTTTCATTCTTGTAGTTAAATTTTGAGTCTTTGTATTTACAGGAATATGCAGGGAAGTGCAGTGATGGGTTGTGTTCAGCAGCCTGTTTGGGTAAAAGGGTCATTGGCTTTTGCTCATAAAGGCTCTGGTAATGTTGTTGGATTCCCTAATCATGTTAGAGTAGGTGGTTTGAGGGGTTGCAGATGCTCGTCGCAACTCGAAGCTAGTATGGTTGCTGGGAAAGTGCCCTCTTCGGTTTCGGTTGCTCCTCCTGTGATTGGAGGTAGTTAAAGATTTTTCGGTTCTGGATATGTTGTTTTATTTGATTGTGTGAAGCTCTTGAAATGTTCTGTATGTTTTTTGTAATTGTCATTGATTGGATTTTTTTCCCGAGGCTTTGGAGTTCTTTTTTATTGTGGGAATTAAGTTAGTATAGTATTACTGTTTTACTGATAATAAAAATTGGAAGTGTTCTTTGTGTGTGTATGTTATAGTTTTAGACTTTACATGTGTATTTTAATTGTAAGGGGAGGGGGAGTGAGGATTCCAACTTGTCATGCTGTTGTGGGGGAAGGGTGATAGACGAGTTTTTTCCACTAGGCTGTCCCTGAATCCTCAGAAAGCgtgttttgtttgttttttaaATACGTGTGGTTAAATGGAAAATTTGGAAGAAATTAGTTGAGTTTTTAGGTAGATATTCTTGAGCATCACGGCATCACCTATTTGCATATCCAGTTGTGTTTGTTTTGACACAAAATATATCGAGATTTTGGATGATTCTGATAAGTTAATGTCTATAGTGTATTATCTTAAGGAGGTGCATGTTAGAGAATTCCAGGTGAAGTTGTGAGCTACTGACGTCAATTGAGAAGCATCTGTATTTTGATTAATTTAATAAGGTATTAGAGACCTCCTAATGAAGTAGTAAACTTTTAAGaacaaacatttttaaaaaattctttGAGAGGAAGATCTGAAAATTCGTATTTTGCAAAGCAACAATGATAATAGCTATGTACTTTTGTAATGAAATTGAAATAATAGGTTTAAAATTATTATGAGGTTTGTTATTCGACCTCCTTTATGTAATTAAACCATAATCTTGTAACATAATTCAAGTCTTTCGGATATTCATCTGGTGTCAAATCAAACATAGTTAGGATTGAGGTATCTACTAGATGACTGAAGTTGCTCTGTGTGCTTGAGATGACAATTTCAGTTGCTTTGCTTTAAAAGAATAATTCTCAGCCATGTCATTACAAATTCCATAATTAGGCTTTCAAGACAACCCATTGGGAGAAGTTGACCCAGAAGTTCGTTCACTTATCGACAACGAAAAGCAACGGCAGTTCCGAAGCTTAGAACTTATTGCATCTGAGAACTTTACCTATCGAGCAGTTATGGAAGCGGTTGGTTCATGTCTCACAAACAAGTATTCTGAAGGGCTACCAGGAAAAAGGTCAGATATGTTCAGATTAAAAGGAGCTTCAATACTACTTATTCTCCTCTGCTGTCTTTTCAACTAGGATTACTTTTCAGGTACTATGGCGGAAACGAGTACATTGATGAATTAGAAATTCTTTGTCAACAAAGGGCTTTAGCTGCATTCCGTTTAGATGGAGAAAAGTGGGGCGTTAATGTTCAGCCGTTATCTGGTTCACCAGCAAACTTTGAAGTTTACACTGCCATCCTTAAGCCACACGATCGCCTCATGgtatctatatatataattacCTGTTCAAATATTAGATTACCGTCTTGGAGAGCAGAACTCATATTATTTGCAACTCTATTAAACAGGGACTTGACTTGCCCCACGGAGGACACTTGTCCCATGGGTTCATGACTCCTAAGAGACGTGTATCAGGAACATCTGTTTATTTTGAATCCATGCCATATCGGCTCAATGAGACAACAGGTAATAGATTTTACTATGACGATCCAACAACAATAATTATTCCTTAGCGGAGCAGGTGATACGGATCCATGCCATGAATTTTATGCATAATAATGTATATTGACTGTGAGTACTGTTTAACTTCATGTAGGTCTTGTTGATTACGACATGCTTGAGAAAACTGCTAACCTCTTTCGACCGAAGCTCATTATTGCTGGTGCTAGTGCTTATCCTCGTGATTTTGACTATCCTCGTATGAGAAAGGTACAAATTTTGGCTGCCTGTTTGTAAGTATGATAAATTTTCTTCTATCTTGAATGTATATTTGGATCTTGTTGCTTTTCTTCTTTGCCTTCTAATTACTTGTTTCTCGTATGCATTGGAAGATCGCAGATGCTGTCGGTGCTTTTCTCATGATGGATATGGCTCACATTAGTGGTCTTGTTGCTGCTTCAGTGGTTGCTGATCCATTTGAGTATTGTGATATTGTGACTACGACAACCCATAAGGTATGACAAATGGTTGACAGTTATTATTGGCAATGATCTCACATGTGAATACTTGTTAGCTAAATTCTATGGTGACAATTGACTCCTTCGAGTCCACAGAGATATAACTGGATGGCCTAGTAAAACCGATGCTAAATGATTGTGTCTATGTTCTAATATTCTACCTTCTGTTGTGATAAAAAAAAACTTTCAACTTCCGTGTCCACATAATGATATATCTTGCTAGTTCTCGAATCCATGATGATATGTATGTAAAAGGTATTAAGAATGTGTATATATTTTATATTGTCATTATTCTTGATTTTGTTGTCAAAGAAAAGAGATTTTTGGAGTAGTTGCAGTTGGGATCAAACTCTCCTTCCCTTGCTCGTTTTTACATGTACCGTTAATGTTCTGCTGATTTTATTAAGTTGCCTCTTTAGTCCTGTGGTTGGATTTTCTGATTCTGTGCATGTCCTAGCTAACAAATATATTTCCTGCCAGTCTTTGAGAGGCCCTAGAGGTGGTATGATCTTCTTCAAAAAAGACCCGGTTCTGGGTATTGATTTAGAATCTGCCATCAACAATGCAGTTTTCCCAGGTTTACAGGTAGTTAAAATATGCTTTTGATTGATTGCCATGAATACAAATAACTTAAATAATATTGTCcaaattccttttcttttttttttcattttttattgATCACTAAAGCAAAATAAACATTACTGATTATCTTTTTACAGGGTGGTCCACACAACCACACTATTGGAGGACTTGCAGTCTGCCTGAAGTATGCACAAACTCCAGAGTTCAAGGCTTACCAAAAGCAGGTATCACTTGTATATGTTGTTCATAAACAATTTTAAGGACATTTAGTAAGAACTTTAACCAACTTCACTTTCTTTGTGTTAGGTGGTTTCCAACTGTAGAAGTCTTGCTTCTAAACTGATGGGTCTAGGATACGAATTGGTTTCTGATGGGAGTGACAATCACTTGGTTCTTGTGAATCTTAAGCCATTCGTAAGTTCTACTGAAGTTTTGAGAATTTCTTGAATTTATAATAGAGAAAACCAATTTCAAATAACTTGCTCCATTCTTATAAAAAAACACAGCTGAGGAACTTATAGGCAAGGAGCTAATATATGTTAAACAGATTGATAGGTATGCAGTATAGAAATTTTGTGATCATTAAGCCCTGAAACTTATTTGGAGGATATAATTTATGAAGTTTTATGTTGCGCTCTTGCTTCTTAGTAGCAAATAAATACATTATGGTTGCATCCGACCATGTACAAACTAGAAGTATGTCGAAAGATGAAAAGTGGGTTATTTACAAAGTTGTATTTTGGCTTTTTTGTTGAAGTAGGGATGATACAGTGTGAAGTATAATAGAGAATCTACGTCGCGTGTCTAACTCTAAACTAATGTGTGACTCAGACATATAATTTGTCaattttttcttaaattaatGAGCTAATCAGATTTTTTGCACAGAATGTCAATGGTGCTCAGGTGGAGAAAATTCTTGACATGGCATCCATCACACTCAATAAAAATTCAGTACCCGGTGAGTATCATTCTGTGTGAAGTACTTTTCCACACATTATCCCCGTTTTTACTACATTTCTGTGTTATTATTATCATTCTAACATCGTGTAAATTGTACTGTTATAGGCGATAAAAGTGCAATAGTTCCAGGTGGCATCCGCATCGGAACACCTGCGCTGACTACCAGGGGCTTCACAGAAAAAGACTTCATGTTAGTTGCAGACTTCATACACGAAGGCGTAAAAATCACCCAAGAAGCCAAAAAGTTATCTCCAAGTCCAAAACTTCAAGATTTTCTCAAGTTCATAACAGCGCCAGATTTCCCATTACTCGATCAGGTGTTGGATTTAAAAAGGAGAGTCGAAGATTTGGCAACCAAGTTTCCGTTGCCTGGTCTATAAGTAATCCCGCCATATTTTCAAGTTAGTTAGCTATTACGATGAAAAATGCTGCGCCAATTATTTACGATAAATGTTGTATGATTGTATAAATTGGCGGATTTTGGTCTGTGGACAACATGTCACTGTGTGAGAAGAAGTCGCAGGTGGTGTTGCTGAGTATTTTGATGCAATGAAGTTTCATATACAAGCTCCTTGTATTAAATTTACAGTTTTgctttaataaaaaaaaaattagtgcAAGTTAATTTTGTGTTAGAGGAGTAGAGTACGTGGGGAAATTGATGACCCTTCATTTGTCAAACTGAAATGTGTTTTAAATAAAATGAGTCAACATTTCATTTGTCAAATGCTTGCTTGAAGAAGCAGTCGGGTAGTAGAAGATTCAAACTACGTGGACTGTTTTATGCCAAGTTGTTTGTTTAATGTGAGATTAGGTACTTAAATTGTTataaattttaatcaaaatataaaATGCCAAACAAAAGATCATATAAATTTACACCTAATATCCTGTTAAAATGTACAACAATTATTGATTTTAAAATTTCCCCCCGAAAATTCGAGAGCtaatattgaaaaataaataaaaaaagtaAAGCATATGATTAATTTTCTTTTTATCAAATATAAACATAAACTACATGTTATAAATTTTGGAAATCAGCACTATTCGGTTGAGGTACCGATTTATGATTTATTGGGCGATTTTTATAAAAATCGAATAATTTATCGAAAATCAGTCAAATTTTTTTccgatttttaaataatttatcggcgattttttaaaaatcgagCAATTTCTAAAACAAGTAGCactatttttaaattttaaaagaGAAAAAAATGACAGTCAACTAATGTACCCACTATTTTAGAATAAATCAGCGTTTTAGGGACCACTAATACCAAACACGCCCtccttgttttcctttctttctcttcttattCATTCTTCTGtaacacatttgtcaattaacaacccccccccccccctcctTCACTTTCCTtgtaatctctctctctctctctctctctctctccctcccgATATGGACGCAATCGCGAGCTCACAGATACTCCCTCAGCTGAAAGGCTTTGATCGATCTAACTTCTCGCTTTCTAATCGTCAATCAATgtaagctacacaccttcatcTTCTTTTAATTTCATATGCATGTGTGTGTATGTCTGTGTGTGTATGTCTGTGTGTGTATATAAGTctgtgtgtgtatgtatatatgcGTTTAGTCTCCTATATTTGATATGAGTAGGTAAAATGATCTTTAATTGAAATCATATATACGTATCTATTCTGTGATTATGATCACTTGAGCAAGAAATTAGTTTCTCGCAACAATTTAATTGTTAGAATTggaaaaattataatttaatagCATTTTGATTAGTGTAGTAATAATGATTCTGTATTCATTTCATAGGCATGTATATCTACAATCTCATATCGTATATACGGTTATTGTTCAGTTAATTGATTTGAGTTATGGAATTAGATGTTTGTCAAAAGATTGTGATCGCTCGAGCCTggtttttcttttttttttatattagAATCGTCTAAGGGTTTTAAGTTTAAATTGGTAATCAGTTTGTATTTCATTTTAGTATACTACCAAGGTCTAAGTAATCATTTTGTCAGCTCATGTGTCACTTCTCGACATTGTCTAAAAAAATTATTCTggtttttaaatttaattatagAAGCCTTATTAAGATTGTAAGTTAGTGGATCATCGGCATGGTGTTTCTTGTATAACTTTCGTTTCAGTTACAAGCTTTAATGAGGTCTTGTGATTTATAGGTCCAGCTCTCGTTCTACACTTGTCATGAAAAGTTGTAACCAATCGAATGATGGAGAACATGCTTCTGAGGTGTCTACACGAAAAGTATCTGCTCTTTCATTTTCCAGCTCAGCTGAAAAAGGGAACAATATGCTTGGAGGATTGGAACTAAATGGTTCCATTTTGGCGGCTAAACCTTTAGTTGGAAAAGTGTTCTCCTCAGCAGGATCATGCACTTATCCAGGGAGCTCTATTGAATCTCATTCACACGCTGCGGAGGAGAAAATTGGAGTTCTGCTCTTAAATTTAGGTGGACCAGATACACTTCAGGATGTTCAGCCGTTTTTATTCAATTTGTTTGCCGATCCAGTATGTTGTGCATTCCATGCATTTTAACATACAATTATAACATCGGATTTGTTTAGTTATATTGATGATTGAATTTTGTCTTTGTTAATAGGATATCATTCGCCTTcctaggttgtttcgatttcTCCAGCGCCCATTGGCACAACTCATTTCTGTGGTTAGGGCTCCTAAATCTCAAGAAGGGTATGCTGCCATTGGAGGTGGTTCTCCTTTGAGAAAGATAACAGATGAGCAGGTAAATATGCCAGCTAGAGGTATCTCTGGTGTGTAGTGTTTGTTGTGGTGTTCATAATCTGTATAACCACTAAACAATCAGAAGATACACAATTACATGTGAAAGGCAACCATAATGTGTTGCAAGAAAACTCAATAATTAAAATCTATGTGGTACCAGACTGTAAGCTATTGTGCCGCATGTTAACAAGCTGATCTCACTTTTCCAGGCCAATGCTCTCAAATTGGAACTACAAGCAAAGGAAGTCCCTGTAAATGTATATGTTGCTATGCGTTACTGGCATCCTTTTACCGAGGAAGCTGTTCATCAGGCATgctttttaaataatattatattggCATTTCGTTTTGCGATCAACTTAATGACTATTAACATTACGCAGCGCTATTTTGAGCTTTTAGCTTCTATTGTGGTTTTTGGTTTACCTTGTTTTCTACTTCGAGCTGTCTTCATCTGTCTGCTCCACAAAATTATTGAATCTATGTCTAGCTATATTTTGTCCGCCTAATGTTTACTTGAACTAGCGAGGAGTTCATTAAGACGGTCGTCTAGGGCTAATTTGACTAAATGTATTTAAGGCTAGTCAAAACTGTGCTGAAAGTTCCAGTACAGTTCTATGTTGGATAAGTTAGACAAACTCCAGTGCTCTGTTTGGTTAGAGAGAAGGGATGGGGAAGGAATGGTATGAAAAATTGTGAACAAAAGTCAAGAAAAAAGGGAAAATGTGCGAAAGAAGAGTAAATTAAAAAGAGTGAGTGCAACTTTTCATGATGAAGTTTGTAAGAAAATAAGTAGAAAGGTGAATGGGCCTTTTTTATGAGGAGATTGTGAGCATTCTTGCTCAAATTAGCAGGTTTGAGCCCTATATTAGATTTTGTAGGAACAGAATGGAGGCATTTATATAGAGCAAGGGGCCGTGCAACATTCAGTAGTGTGACTTTAAACTTTAAAGCAAGGCGTTTTTTCTTTGTAGTGGAAGAGTTCTTTAAAAAAATTTTGGCATTAATTTCTTCCTTTGACCAAGTGATGTGATTGTCATCATATATATGCTAGTCAATAAATAATTTTGGTTTACCTTTTTGATTATAGATTAAAAGGGATGGCATATCAAAGCTTGTAGTGCTACCGCTTTATCCACAATATTCTATATCTACAACTGGATCAAGTGTTCGTGTCTTGGAACAAATGTTCAGGTATATTCAGTGTGTAACTTCCACTAGTCAGACACTTTGACTTTTTCTCACACGAATGACATCTGAACTTCAATTGTCCATCAGGGAAGATGCCACCTTGTCAAAAATGCCTGTTTCTATTATACAATCCTGGTATCAGCGAGAAGGTTATGTTAAGTCTATGGCTGACTTGATTGGGAAAGAGTTGAAAAGTTTTTCTAATCCTGAAGAGGTGGATTTCTGGTTTCCCCATATTTTTTCAAGTGCTATTTTGAAAACCTATGACTATCTATAAATTTGGTACCTTCTCTAAATATTTGGGTTCATGGTTATCAAGGTTATGATATTCTTCAGCGCACATGGTGTACCGGTAACTTATGTTGAGGATGCTGGTGATCCTTACAGAGACCAGATGGAGGAATGCATTCGTCTGATAATGCAAGAACTTAAATCAAGAGGAATCAACAATAGCCATACTCTGGCATATCAGGTTAGTTGATCCATCTATCAAGTCATAGGGTGTTTATGCACTAGTCCAACTTAGCTTTGGCCACTAGAAAATCTCCCCTCTACCCTTTTACGCACTTCAATGTTGGAATTGGAATGCTTACAATGCTTTCCTTTTATTATCAGAGCCGAGTCGGTCCTGTTCAATGGTTGAAGCCCTATACTGATGAAGTTCTTGTTGAGCTTGGTCAAAACGGCGTGAAAAGTCTCCTGGCTGTTCCAGTAAGGTAAAGGTCAAGGTTCCCTTTTGTTACTTGTGCTTGCGCTGAAGCATTAATACATAACATTATTCTATACTTTTATCCATTTGCACTTCTGATTTTGACGGGTTAAAACTCTAAATATTAATGTCAATAGCAAAGGGCTGTTTTCATGACTTGAGTAAATGTCTTATCCTTTCTTCCTTTGCTATTTCAGTTTCCCTTTTTTCGATGAAATTTAATATATTTTGTATTGAAACTAAAAAATATTACCTGCAATATGCTTAAGTAAATTCAGTCGACAGTTTGGTGTATACAAGACATTAGTCAAAAATTAGCTTACCTTCAGATAAGTGAGTATTAGCAATATAAAAAACTTGATGGGAATTAAGGTTACCATTCCCATTAATCAACAGGTTTTTAGCTGCTTTATTATTAATTAGCACCGAAAAATATGAGAAACATGTTAAGTTATTTACTGCCTACCATTGTCGTCTTTGTGACTAATTTACTAGCTTGGTTTTGTTCTTAATTTCAGCTTTGTGAGTGAGCACATAGAGACTCTTGAAGAGATTGATATGGAGTACAGGGAATTGGCCCTTGAATCTGGTATTCAAAATTGGGGTCGTGTTCCCGCTCTTGGGTGCACTTCATCCTTCATTACTGATCTGGCAGATGCAGTTATTGAAGCCTTACCTTCTGCAACAGCAATGTCGACAGCAAGTACATCTGATGATGGTGAACTTGACCCTCTAGGATATATTACTAAAATGTTTTTCGGTTCGGTTCTAGCATTCTTCTTGCTCTTATCACCCAAAATTAAATCAGCATTCAGGAATCATACATGATTCCATAGTGAAAAATCTAAAATATCTGGTATTTTTGGGAGATAAGGGCGAAAATGTGGTAGAATTGCTCCTTAGAAAAGGCTAACTAGCACAATTTCTACAGAAAAAATATATGTTTTTGTTGGGGGATTAGCTGATCttaacaagtgtttctctttaCAGTTTAGTGTAAACGGGTGTGCTTTTTGATAGTTGCATC
This window contains:
- the LOC141672420 gene encoding serine hydroxymethyltransferase 3, chloroplastic; this encodes MQGSAVMGCVQQPVWVKGSLAFAHKGSGNVVGFPNHVRVGGLRGCRCSSQLEASMVAGKVPSSVSVAPPVIGGFQDNPLGEVDPEVRSLIDNEKQRQFRSLELIASENFTYRAVMEAVGSCLTNKYSEGLPGKRYYGGNEYIDELEILCQQRALAAFRLDGEKWGVNVQPLSGSPANFEVYTAILKPHDRLMGLDLPHGGHLSHGFMTPKRRVSGTSVYFESMPYRLNETTGLVDYDMLEKTANLFRPKLIIAGASAYPRDFDYPRMRKIADAVGAFLMMDMAHISGLVAASVVADPFEYCDIVTTTTHKSLRGPRGGMIFFKKDPVLGIDLESAINNAVFPGLQGGPHNHTIGGLAVCLKYAQTPEFKAYQKQVVSNCRSLASKLMGLGYELVSDGSDNHLVLVNLKPFNVNGAQVEKILDMASITLNKNSVPGDKSAIVPGGIRIGTPALTTRGFTEKDFMLVADFIHEGVKITQEAKKLSPSPKLQDFLKFITAPDFPLLDQVLDLKRRVEDLATKFPLPGL
- the LOC141672421 gene encoding ferrochelatase-2, chloroplastic-like encodes the protein MDAIASSQILPQLKGFDRSNFSLSNRQSMSSSRSTLVMKSCNQSNDGEHASEVSTRKVSALSFSSSAEKGNNMLGGLELNGSILAAKPLVGKVFSSAGSCTYPGSSIESHSHAAEEKIGVLLLNLGGPDTLQDVQPFLFNLFADPDIIRLPRLFRFLQRPLAQLISVVRAPKSQEGYAAIGGGSPLRKITDEQANALKLELQAKEVPVNVYVAMRYWHPFTEEAVHQIKRDGISKLVVLPLYPQYSISTTGSSVRVLEQMFREDATLSKMPVSIIQSWYQREGYVKSMADLIGKELKSFSNPEEVMIFFSAHGVPVTYVEDAGDPYRDQMEECIRLIMQELKSRGINNSHTLAYQSRVGPVQWLKPYTDEVLVELGQNGVKSLLAVPVSFVSEHIETLEEIDMEYRELALESGIQNWGRVPALGCTSSFITDLADAVIEALPSATAMSTASTSDDGELDPLGYITKMFFGSVLAFFLLLSPKIKSAFRNHT